One Burkholderia sp. WP9 genomic window, CGGCCTGGCAGGTCGCCGAGTCGGACCGTGAAAACGTGCGGCTCACGCTCGATCGCCGCGATGGCAAGCCCTACGCATACAGTGCGACGCAAACCTATACGCTGGACGGCCCGACGCTCGTCGTGACGCTCGAAATCGAAAACGCCGGGCGTGAAGCGCTGCCTTTTGGGCTGGGCGTACATCCCTTCTTCGTGCGTGACGCGGACACCGAGTTGTCGGCGGCGGCCGGCGGCCTGTGGCTCTCCGGCGACGACTGGCTGCCCGTGCGGCACGTGCCGGCGCCGCCCGCCTGGCAATTCGGCGTGGCGTATCCGCTGCCGGAAACCATCGTCAATCACGCTTTCACCGGCTGGAGCGGCCAGGCGGCGGTGGTGTGGCCCAAGCGCCGCCTGTCGCTGAACATTGCCGCCGATACCGACTACTACGTGCTGTACACGCCGCCGGGCGAAGACTTCTTCTGCTTCGAACCCGTCGATCATCCGATCAACGCGATGAATCTGGCCGGCGGCGCGAGTGAAAACGGCATGACCTTGCTGGGACGCGGCGAGCGTCTCACGCGCACGTTCCGCTTCACCGTCGAGCGCACCGGTTTGCGCTCGATGCCGGGAGCGCGCGGCTCGAAGCGCAAGCAGTAGCGGGCGAGGGTGGCGCGACAGGGCGGACGTGTGCATGCCCTGATGCGCTGCGGGCAATCGGCTCGCACGCTTCGCGAGCGCCGGGCCGATGCCGTGCGCACCTAGGGCGCGTTGCGGACGCTAGCCTCGCCTGTCCGCATCTCGCTCCGGACCAACGCTGCGCACGCTCGCAGCGCGGACCGCCCCGCAGGACGGGTAAAATACGCGCCTCTTCCGTTTTCCTGCTCGCCGCGAGACCCACCATGTCCAATTTCATCCAGACACTCAACGACGCCTGGCAGCGCACCAACTCGCTGCTGTGCGTCGGCCTCGATCCCGAGCCCACTAAATTCCCGGGCGCGCTCGCGGGCCGGCCCGAAGCGATTTTCGACTTCTGCCGCACGATCGTCGACGCAACGGCGCCGTATGCGTCGTCGTTCAAACCGCAGATTGCCTACTTCGCGGCACATCGCGCGGAAGACCAGCTCGAGCAGTTGATCGCCCACATTCACGCGAACCATCCGGGGCTGCCGGTGATTCTGGATGCGAAGCGCGGCGACATCGGCAGCACCGCCGAGCAATATGCGCGCGAGGCGTTCGAGCGCTATCAGGCCGACGCGGTCACGGTGAATCCGTACATGGGTTTCGATTCGATCCAGCCGTATCTGGAGCACGAAGGCAAAGGCGTCATCGTGCTGTGCCGCACGTCGAACGCGGGTGGCTCCGATCTGCAATTCCTGGAAACGGGCGGCCGTCCGCTGTATCAGGTCGTCGCGCAACTGGCGGCTGACAAATGGAATGCAAGCGGCCAACTGGGTCTGGTGGTCGGCGCGACGTTCCCGAAGGAAATCGAAGTGGTGCGGGGGATTGTCGGCGATATGCCGCTGCTGATTCCGGGCATCGGCGCGCAAGGCGGCGACGTGCAAGCCACGGTCAACGCCGGCCGTACCGCGAATGGCACGGGCATGCTGATCAACTCGTCGCGGGCGATTATCTACGCGGGCAAGGGTGACGATTTCGCCGAAGCCGCAGCGAAGGCCGCGATGGAAACGCGCGACCGGATCAACGCGTTCCGGTAATCGCAGGCTGTTTTTTCGAAGACAGCTTCATGAGCGGGTGGGGTTCAAATGGGCCCCAACCGCCCGATCAACGCCGCATGCTGCGGATGTCGCGCTTTCAGCGCATCGACATCCGCCAGCTCGAATTCGCTGAATTCAAAACCCGGCGCGACGGTGCAGCCCACCAGCGCGAAGGTCGCCGGATCCGCGCACTCCGCCGCGAACCACAAACCTGCGGGCACCACGGCCTGAAACACAGCGTCGGCATGCGTCAGCGCGTTGCCGAGTCTGTGCGTCACCAGCGCGCCGGTCTCGTCGAGCACGTGAACGTGCAACGGCTCGCCCGCATAGAAATGCCAGACCTCGTCGGATTTGATCCGATGCCACGCCGAATGCGCGCCGTCACTGAGCAGGTAGTAGATCGCTGTCGACGCCGAGCGGGTTTCCGCGGAACCGCCGCCGTCTTTGTCGCGCATCACGCGCTCCGCCGACCGATACGTTTCGCTAAAAAATCCGCCTTCGGGATGCGGCTTGAGATCGAGGCGGCGGACCAGTTCGTCTTTGACTGCGCGCGAATCAGGCATGGGCTTTCCGCGTTGAAGAAGGGTTAATGCTCGCGCTCGTCGAGCAAGGCGAGTACCCCGCGCAAGGCATGTGCGGCGGCCTGCACGCGAATCTTTTCGCGGTCGCCCTTGAAAATCTTCGTTTCCACCGACGTATGCAGCCGGTTGCTCCAGCCGAACGAGACCATGCCGACCGGCTTGGTCTCGGTGCCGCCACCCGGACCGGCGACGCCGGTAATCGACAGCGAAACCTGCGCGCGGCTATTGCGCAGCGCGCCTTCGGCCATGGCGCGCGCCACCTGCTCGCTGACCGCGCCGTGCTTCTCGATCAACTCGGCGGGCACGCCGATCATTTCGCTCTTCGCCTGATTCGAATACGTGACGAAGCCGCGCTCGAACCAGCCGCTGCTGCCGGAAATGTCGGTGATCGCGGTCGCCACCATGCCGCCCGTGCAGGACTCGGCGGTGACGAGCATCAGGCGCTCGTCGCGCAGACGGTTGCTCACGCGAATGGCGAGCTGATGAACGACGGAATCGGTAGGCATGGCGTCAATCCGGAGAGCAGGGACCGGCGGTGGCTGCCCGGCGGCGCGCGGGCCGCCGGGCAACGGTTATACGGACATGCGCCAGAGCGCAATCACGAGCAGCGTGAAAAACGCGGCGACCAGGTCATCGAACATGATGCCAAAGCCACCTTTCAGACGTCGATCGAAATAACCGATGGGCGGCGGTTTCACCATGTCGAAGAAGCGGAACACGATGAACGCCCACAGCTGGCCGGTCAGCGTGACCGGCGTGACCATCAGCAGCACCAGCCAGAAGGCGATGATTTCGTCCCACACCACGGGCGACGGATCGTCGATGCCGAGCTTCTTCGCGGTAAACCCGCAAATCGCAATCCCGCCGAAGAAGCCGGCCACGATCAGCGCGCCCCATTCGACCACCGTCAGGTAGCGGCTCAGGACGGCGAACGAGGCCCACGCGAAGAGCGTGCCGATCGTGCCCGGCGCGACTGGCGACAAGCCGCTGCCAAACCCCAGCGACAGGATGTGCAGCGGATGCGACAGCATGAAGCGCGCGGTGGCACGGCGCGGCTGACGGCCCGGCGGACGCGGATCGGGCGCGCGCGGCGCGCGGGGCGGTTCGCCGCCGATGAGTTTGTCGGCAGCGCCGAGCGGGGGATCAGTCTGCATGAAAGTGGTCGAAGCCTTGCAACGTCAGTGTGAGCGGCGCGCCAGCGGTGTCGTGCCAGCTGATCGCCGGGCGCTCGGTCGCCGCCTGGAGAGCGCTTATTGTACCGATGCGGGTGACCGGCACACCCACGTCGCGACCTGCCGCTTCGACCGAGGCGCGCGCCGAGGCCGGCGCGGTGAAACACAGCTCGTAGTCGTCGCCGCCGGCGAGCGTGCAGCGGCGCTGGATCTCGGGCGAGAGCCGGCGCAGCGCGTCCGAGCGCGGCACGGCGTCGACGTCGACGGCGGCTCGAAGGTTCGATCGTTCGAGGATGTGCAGCAGGTCGCCGGCGAGGCCGTCCGAGAGGTCGAGCGCCGCGTGGGCGATGCCTCGCAGTGCCAGCCCGAGGGCGACACGTGGCTCCGGGCGTTCGAGGGCGCGACGAAACGTCGCAGCGTCGCTGGCATCCGCGGACCACTCACCGCGTTGCACGCCGAGGCCGGCGCGCGCGTCGCCGAGCGTGCCGGAAATCCAGATATCGTCACCCGGCTGCGCGGCGTCGCGGCGCAGCGCCGCGCGCGGCGGCACGCTGCCGAACACGGTAATGCACAGATTCAGCGGGCCCCCCGTCGTATCGCCGCCGACCAATTCGCAGCCGTAGCGTTCGGCCAGCGCGAACAGCCCTTCGCTGAACGCGGCGAGCCACGCTTCATCCGCTTTCGGCAGGGCGAACGCCAGCGTGAACGCCAGCGGTTTGGCGCCCATGGCGGCGAGGTCCGACAGATTGACCGCCAGCGCTTTGTGACCCAGCGCCTCGGGATCGACGTCAGGAAAGAAGTGGCGGCCTTCGACCAGCATGTCCGTCGAAATCGCCAGCATTTCGCCTGCGGGCGGCGCGAGCAGCGCACAGTCGTCACCGATGCCGAGCGTGCCGCCCGCGGCGTCGGAGGGCCGCGCCGCAGCGCGGCGGGCGAAGAAGCGATCGATCAGCGAAAACTCGGAGAGCATGGTGGCGATGGATGAACGGATAAATGCCGCGAAGTTCGGCTAACGGCGCGCATTGTACGAAGTGGGCAAGGGATCGAGACGCGATCCGCTGCCAACTCCGAGACGGGCGACGTTTGGGCGCAAGCAGGTTACGCCAGCCTTTCGCTCTGTTTAAGTCGCGGCAGTTGTACCCGTATTGAAGGAATTGGGGTGGCAATTGGGGCTACAATGCCGTCGAACGTCTATTCTAATCTGCCCTTCGAAGCCCGCCTTATGTCGACTCCCGTCAATAGCAAACTCCGCGAAGCCGCCCTCGATTACCACGAGTTCCCCACCCCCGGGAAGATCGCGATCGCCCCGACCAAGCAGATGATCAACCAACGCGACCTTGCGCTGGCGTACTCGCCGGGCGTGGCATTCGCGTGTGAGGAAATCGTCGAGAACCCGCTGAACGCCGCGCGCTTCACCGCGCGCAGCAACCTGGTCGGCGTGGTCACGAACGGCACCGCGGTGCTCGGTCTGGGCAACATCGGGCCGCTCGCCTCGAAGCCGGTCATGGAAGGCAAGGCCGTCCTGTTCAAGAAATTCGCCGGCATCGACGTGTTCGATATCGAGCTGAACGAGTCCGACCCGCACAAGCTGGTCGACGTGATCGCGGCGCTGGAGCCGACCTTCGGCGGCATCAACCTC contains:
- a CDS encoding aldose 1-epimerase, whose product is MTVANLVSSSPQTSQSRRSRLAAAANPVLPGPSTSAVAVGETSGGDVACITLANAHLRLDVAPTLGGGVTRFDWRNDGALTPIFRRCRHVGVDTQPNELACYPLLPYSNRIGGGHFNVAGRRVEVPRNRADEPLPIHGDGWQSAWQVAESDRENVRLTLDRRDGKPYAYSATQTYTLDGPTLVVTLEIENAGREALPFGLGVHPFFVRDADTELSAAAGGLWLSGDDWLPVRHVPAPPAWQFGVAYPLPETIVNHAFTGWSGQAAVVWPKRRLSLNIAADTDYYVLYTPPGEDFFCFEPVDHPINAMNLAGGASENGMTLLGRGERLTRTFRFTVERTGLRSMPGARGSKRKQ
- the pyrF gene encoding orotidine-5'-phosphate decarboxylase, encoding MSNFIQTLNDAWQRTNSLLCVGLDPEPTKFPGALAGRPEAIFDFCRTIVDATAPYASSFKPQIAYFAAHRAEDQLEQLIAHIHANHPGLPVILDAKRGDIGSTAEQYAREAFERYQADAVTVNPYMGFDSIQPYLEHEGKGVIVLCRTSNAGGSDLQFLETGGRPLYQVVAQLAADKWNASGQLGLVVGATFPKEIEVVRGIVGDMPLLIPGIGAQGGDVQATVNAGRTANGTGMLINSSRAIIYAGKGDDFAEAAAKAAMETRDRINAFR
- a CDS encoding cupin domain-containing protein — translated: MPDSRAVKDELVRRLDLKPHPEGGFFSETYRSAERVMRDKDGGGSAETRSASTAIYYLLSDGAHSAWHRIKSDEVWHFYAGEPLHVHVLDETGALVTHRLGNALTHADAVFQAVVPAGLWFAAECADPATFALVGCTVAPGFEFSEFELADVDALKARHPQHAALIGRLGPI
- a CDS encoding CinA family protein; amino-acid sequence: MPTDSVVHQLAIRVSNRLRDERLMLVTAESCTGGMVATAITDISGSSGWFERGFVTYSNQAKSEMIGVPAELIEKHGAVSEQVARAMAEGALRNSRAQVSLSITGVAGPGGGTETKPVGMVSFGWSNRLHTSVETKIFKGDREKIRVQAAAHALRGVLALLDEREH
- a CDS encoding phosphatidylglycerophosphatase A, which produces MQTDPPLGAADKLIGGEPPRAPRAPDPRPPGRQPRRATARFMLSHPLHILSLGFGSGLSPVAPGTIGTLFAWASFAVLSRYLTVVEWGALIVAGFFGGIAICGFTAKKLGIDDPSPVVWDEIIAFWLVLLMVTPVTLTGQLWAFIVFRFFDMVKPPPIGYFDRRLKGGFGIMFDDLVAAFFTLLVIALWRMSV
- the thiL gene encoding thiamine-phosphate kinase yields the protein MLSEFSLIDRFFARRAAARPSDAAGGTLGIGDDCALLAPPAGEMLAISTDMLVEGRHFFPDVDPEALGHKALAVNLSDLAAMGAKPLAFTLAFALPKADEAWLAAFSEGLFALAERYGCELVGGDTTGGPLNLCITVFGSVPPRAALRRDAAQPGDDIWISGTLGDARAGLGVQRGEWSADASDAATFRRALERPEPRVALGLALRGIAHAALDLSDGLAGDLLHILERSNLRAAVDVDAVPRSDALRRLSPEIQRRCTLAGGDDYELCFTAPASARASVEAAGRDVGVPVTRIGTISALQAATERPAISWHDTAGAPLTLTLQGFDHFHAD